Proteins encoded in a region of the Bombiscardovia apis genome:
- a CDS encoding DUF3043 domain-containing protein, translating into MTWKLFKGKNSDESDTQASATTPSQESNGEGKGRPTPKRKQAEEKNLRPLVPKDRKASRKAAKERMRAKEDAQYEAMRTGDITNMPKAERLPWRIYIRDYVDARFGISELTMPVILVFFVFTLIAAFFSQPLYLAATIFIYAYAIAVVIDLAFMWFKLKKKLIEKYGERAVARGSRSASYAWMRAWQMRRWRIPKPKYPKRGHWPE; encoded by the coding sequence ATGACATGGAAGCTATTTAAGGGCAAGAATTCTGACGAATCAGACACCCAAGCCAGCGCCACTACTCCAAGCCAAGAGAGCAACGGCGAGGGTAAGGGACGTCCAACTCCCAAACGTAAGCAGGCCGAAGAAAAGAACTTGCGCCCTTTGGTTCCTAAGGATCGCAAAGCTAGTCGTAAGGCCGCAAAAGAGCGTATGCGTGCTAAGGAAGACGCGCAATATGAAGCTATGCGCACCGGCGACATTACGAACATGCCCAAGGCTGAGCGCTTACCTTGGCGTATTTACATTCGTGACTACGTTGATGCCCGCTTCGGCATCTCTGAGCTCACCATGCCAGTAATCTTGGTGTTCTTCGTCTTTACTTTGATTGCAGCTTTCTTCTCACAGCCTCTGTATCTCGCAGCTACGATTTTTATTTACGCTTACGCCATTGCCGTAGTGATTGATTTAGCCTTCATGTGGTTCAAGCTCAAGAAGAAACTTATCGAGAAGTACGGCGAGCGCGCTGTAGCTCGCGGTTCCCGTTCGGCTTCCTACGCTTGGATGCGTGCTTGGCAGATGCGCCGTTGGCGTATTCCTAAGCCCAAATACCCCAAACGAGGCCATTGGCCTGAATAA
- the lpdA gene encoding dihydrolipoyl dehydrogenase, translated as MDTSKTEQQAGKHSFNDQVEADSFDLVIIGSGPGGYSTALRSAQLGARVALVERDSVVGGTCLNRGCIPTKALMTATSTITASAHARELGIQSSFDGIDFAKLGAFRQASVDAMTGGLSDLLQQRKVRLIHGEGRIAQDGLVEVTGSDGSSRKLHARNIVIATGARSMALPNLAFSDDIIDSDRALTLERFPQHPVIIGAGAVAVEFASIWQAAGSQVTLIIRKDRVLSGWDRRTGVTLTRELKKQGIRVITGSQCTKVEGSQGKLSVSYSSLDDETGQTSESISADKVLVAIGRTPNTDSDWFKQVGIDTDDHNLLVTDPWGRTSVKDIWALGDITPGYHFAHRAFEQGMVIAESIAGLKPSPVKEETIPQVVFSTPQAACVGYTRQQAQAQEDLTQVEETPYPMLANARMRMSGSGGSLSVVTACEHSKPGERIVVGVHLVAPEAAELIAEAEQIVGNRIPVSQAARLIHPHPTFSESLGEALLKADGRPLHMR; from the coding sequence ATGGATACGAGCAAGACGGAGCAGCAAGCAGGTAAGCATTCTTTTAATGACCAAGTTGAGGCAGATAGCTTCGACTTGGTCATTATTGGTTCTGGCCCCGGCGGCTATTCCACAGCCTTACGCTCGGCTCAGCTGGGCGCACGCGTAGCTCTTGTCGAACGTGATTCAGTAGTGGGCGGCACATGCCTCAACCGCGGCTGCATTCCCACTAAAGCCCTCATGACTGCAACTTCGACCATCACAGCCTCGGCCCACGCTCGCGAATTAGGAATTCAAAGCAGCTTCGACGGAATTGACTTCGCCAAGCTAGGAGCCTTCCGCCAGGCAAGTGTCGACGCTATGACCGGCGGTTTATCTGACCTCTTGCAGCAGCGCAAAGTCAGACTTATTCATGGCGAAGGCCGCATCGCCCAAGATGGCCTAGTGGAAGTGACTGGCAGCGATGGCAGCAGTCGCAAACTGCACGCCCGCAATATCGTCATCGCCACCGGTGCCCGCTCTATGGCCTTGCCCAATCTGGCATTTTCAGACGACATTATCGACTCCGACCGAGCGCTCACCTTGGAAAGGTTCCCCCAGCACCCCGTCATTATTGGAGCCGGGGCTGTGGCCGTAGAGTTCGCTTCCATCTGGCAGGCAGCTGGCAGTCAAGTAACGCTCATTATCCGCAAGGATAGGGTGCTCTCTGGTTGGGATCGCAGGACCGGAGTTACCCTGACCCGAGAGCTAAAAAAACAAGGCATTCGAGTCATTACCGGTTCGCAGTGCACTAAGGTAGAGGGAAGTCAGGGCAAGCTCAGCGTGTCGTATAGCTCTCTCGATGATGAAACCGGGCAGACCAGCGAATCTATCAGCGCCGACAAAGTGCTCGTTGCTATAGGCCGCACCCCCAATACTGATAGTGATTGGTTTAAACAAGTTGGAATCGACACCGACGACCACAACCTGCTAGTGACCGACCCTTGGGGCCGCACTAGTGTCAAGGACATTTGGGCCTTGGGAGACATCACACCCGGCTACCACTTTGCCCATCGCGCCTTCGAACAGGGCATGGTCATCGCCGAAAGCATAGCTGGGCTCAAACCCTCTCCTGTCAAGGAAGAAACCATACCACAGGTGGTTTTCTCTACCCCGCAGGCCGCTTGCGTGGGATACACCCGTCAGCAGGCCCAAGCCCAAGAAGACTTGACTCAAGTAGAAGAAACCCCTTACCCCATGCTAGCCAACGCTCGTATGCGTATGAGCGGCAGTGGCGGTTCATTGAGCGTGGTTACCGCTTGCGAGCACAGCAAACCAGGCGAACGCATAGTAGTGGGCGTGCACTTAGTAGCACCCGAAGCCGCTGAACTCATAGCTGAGGCTGAGCAAATTGTGGGCAACCGTATACCCGTGAGTCAGGCGGCCAGACTCATTCACCCCCACCCCACTTTTAGCGAAAGCTTGGGAGAGGCCCTGCTCAAAGCAGATGGTCGCCCGCTGCATATGCGCTAA
- a CDS encoding dipeptidase, with the protein MAEVTAQSIRSRVQHDWDRVVALLSQKVALHSVSAEGITGDHMKRSAQFVADELKKVGVDARVVQSSNPDGTPGAYEVVGTKMVDPSAPTVLLYAHHDVQPAPNNGQWESDPFTATQKDGRLYGRGVADDGGGIAIHSGALAALGEDLNVNIKVFIEGEEEMGSPSFIPFIEAHREEFASDVIIVADSGNWAWDVPSLTTSLRGNLDVDVSVKVLEHPVHSGQFGGPILDANTLAAMLIASMYDEQGDLAVPGVKADKPIGGLQRDLEETQVRADAGIVDSYRLAGTGSLAERMWTKPSASIIGFDAHPVEGSFNVIADTSRFRISLRTAPTQEPGEAQQALIDFLVSHAPFGAQVSVEPIDTGMGWAMDASSDAVQDAEAAMEEAFGVAPVNKGEGGSIPFIPELKRIFPDAQVLVTGPEDPQTNAHSPNESISLKGLEHNIVTEALLLDKLAQSK; encoded by the coding sequence ATGGCAGAGGTAACCGCTCAAAGTATCCGTTCGCGGGTCCAGCACGACTGGGATCGTGTAGTTGCATTGTTGAGCCAAAAAGTGGCTCTACATTCCGTTTCTGCCGAGGGTATCACCGGCGATCACATGAAGCGTTCGGCCCAATTTGTGGCCGATGAGCTGAAAAAGGTGGGCGTTGATGCTCGCGTAGTTCAGTCCAGCAATCCTGACGGTACGCCGGGTGCTTACGAGGTAGTTGGTACCAAGATGGTAGATCCATCTGCGCCCACCGTTTTGCTTTATGCGCACCACGATGTGCAACCCGCTCCCAACAACGGACAGTGGGAGAGCGACCCCTTCACCGCGACGCAAAAGGACGGACGTCTTTACGGGCGCGGTGTAGCAGACGATGGCGGCGGTATTGCTATTCATTCGGGCGCTTTGGCTGCCTTGGGCGAAGATCTCAACGTTAACATTAAGGTCTTTATCGAGGGTGAAGAAGAGATGGGGTCACCTTCGTTTATTCCCTTCATTGAAGCCCACCGCGAAGAGTTCGCCTCCGACGTTATTATCGTGGCCGATTCGGGCAATTGGGCCTGGGATGTGCCCAGCCTCACCACTTCTCTGCGCGGCAATCTCGATGTTGATGTGAGTGTAAAGGTCTTGGAACACCCGGTGCATTCTGGCCAATTTGGCGGCCCGATTCTAGATGCTAATACGCTCGCTGCAATGTTGATTGCTTCCATGTACGACGAGCAGGGTGATTTGGCTGTGCCCGGCGTCAAGGCCGACAAGCCCATCGGCGGTTTGCAACGGGATTTGGAAGAGACTCAGGTGCGCGCTGATGCTGGAATCGTTGACTCTTACCGTTTAGCTGGTACCGGTTCCTTGGCTGAGCGCATGTGGACCAAGCCTTCCGCTTCCATCATTGGTTTTGACGCTCACCCGGTAGAGGGCTCCTTCAATGTGATTGCCGATACCTCGCGCTTCCGTATCTCCTTGCGTACGGCCCCCACGCAAGAGCCCGGTGAAGCCCAGCAAGCTCTCATTGACTTCTTGGTTTCCCATGCTCCCTTCGGCGCTCAGGTGAGCGTTGAGCCCATTGATACGGGCATGGGTTGGGCTATGGATGCCAGTTCTGATGCCGTACAAGACGCTGAGGCTGCGATGGAAGAGGCTTTCGGTGTGGCTCCAGTCAACAAGGGTGAAGGCGGCTCAATCCCCTTCATTCCCGAACTTAAGCGCATCTTCCCAGATGCTCAAGTGCTCGTGACTGGCCCCGAGGATCCTCAGACCAACGCTCACAGCCCCAACGAGTCGATTTCTTTGAAAGGCTTGGAACACAATATTGTGACTGAAGCTCTTCTGCTCGATAAGTTGGCGCAATCTAAGTAA
- the glnA gene encoding type I glutamate--ammonia ligase: MTELKTKEDCQALIDQEQVEYVSIRFTDLLGVLQHITVPASEFVDNAFTDGMAFDGSSMEGFQAINESDMKLVPDPTTAYIDPFRKHKTLVVVFSIVDPVTNEPYSRDPRQVAAKAEAYLKSTGIADTASFAPEAEFFLFDKVRFENSMRRSFYEVDSIEAPWNSGIDSEEDGSPNIGFKNRVKRGYFPVPPVDHYQDLRDDMVSNLQQVGLILERSHHEVGGAGQQEINYRYNTLMHAADDLMKYKYVVHETAALNGKAATFMPKPIAGDNGTGMHCHQSLWRSGSPLFYDEKGYGGLSDIARWYVGGLIAHSSAVLAFTNPTLNSYKRLVPGYEAPVNLVYSARNRSAAIRIPLAGTSPAAKRIEFRAPDPSCNPYLAFSAQLMAGLDGILNHIEPPAPIDKDLYELPPEEHDQIKQVPASLEEAMNALEEDHDFLTEGDVFTEDLIETWIDLKRGEIEQARLAPTPLEYELYFQI, encoded by the coding sequence GTGACCGAACTCAAGACCAAGGAAGACTGCCAGGCGCTGATTGACCAGGAGCAGGTGGAATACGTTTCCATCCGTTTTACTGACCTACTCGGTGTGCTCCAGCACATTACGGTACCCGCCAGCGAGTTTGTCGACAATGCCTTTACCGACGGCATGGCTTTCGACGGGTCTTCGATGGAGGGCTTCCAAGCTATCAACGAATCGGACATGAAGCTGGTGCCCGATCCCACTACCGCATACATCGACCCCTTCCGCAAGCACAAGACCCTCGTTGTAGTCTTCTCCATCGTTGACCCGGTTACGAACGAACCCTATTCTCGCGATCCCCGCCAGGTCGCCGCCAAGGCCGAAGCTTACCTCAAGTCCACCGGCATCGCTGACACTGCTTCCTTTGCACCCGAAGCTGAGTTCTTCCTTTTCGACAAGGTTCGCTTCGAAAACTCCATGCGCCGCTCCTTCTATGAGGTAGACTCGATCGAAGCCCCTTGGAACTCTGGCATTGACAGCGAAGAAGACGGCAGCCCCAACATCGGTTTCAAGAATCGCGTGAAGCGCGGCTACTTCCCCGTACCTCCAGTCGATCACTATCAAGACTTGCGCGACGACATGGTCTCTAACCTCCAGCAGGTCGGGCTAATTTTGGAGCGTTCCCATCACGAAGTGGGCGGTGCCGGCCAGCAGGAGATTAACTACCGGTATAACACGCTCATGCACGCAGCTGACGATCTCATGAAATACAAGTATGTGGTCCATGAAACTGCCGCTCTCAACGGCAAGGCCGCGACCTTCATGCCCAAGCCCATCGCAGGAGATAACGGTACTGGTATGCACTGCCATCAGTCCCTGTGGCGCTCGGGTTCTCCCCTCTTCTACGATGAGAAGGGCTACGGCGGTCTCTCTGATATCGCGCGCTGGTATGTGGGTGGTCTTATTGCGCACTCTTCGGCAGTTTTGGCCTTTACCAACCCCACGCTCAACTCATACAAGCGATTGGTTCCCGGCTATGAGGCTCCTGTCAATTTGGTCTACTCAGCCCGCAACCGCTCGGCCGCTATCCGCATTCCTCTGGCTGGTACTTCGCCTGCCGCCAAGCGTATCGAGTTCCGCGCACCAGATCCTTCCTGCAACCCCTACTTGGCCTTCTCTGCCCAGCTGATGGCAGGCTTGGATGGCATTTTGAACCATATCGAGCCCCCGGCACCCATCGACAAGGACCTCTACGAGCTTCCGCCCGAAGAGCATGACCAGATTAAGCAGGTGCCCGCCTCGCTTGAAGAAGCTATGAATGCTCTGGAAGAAGACCATGACTTCCTGACTGAGGGCGACGTTTTTACTGAAGATCTGATTGAAACTTGGATTGACTTAAAGCGCGGCGAAATTGAGCAGGCCCGCCTGGCTCCAACTCCGCTAGAATACGAGCTGTATTTCCAGATTTAG
- a CDS encoding ATP-binding cassette domain-containing protein — MNQASSLGQPASLDFQGWGYQHASRDYYAVHDLDLSIPAGQRVLLLGASGIGKSTLLQGAAGLLGASEGESASASEGFDGGSASSVEDADGGLTQGRILVGGQPVDQSLGQVGLVLQDPDAQAIFQRVGDNVAFGPENMDLPRELIWQRVEESMAAVGLSDLQLHRSVTHLSGGQMQRLALAGALAMRPGVLLLDEPTANLDPRGVEQIVGAVKDVLDEQGSTLVLVEHRAQPWIDLIERVVVLGLGDEQPNGLRKTLVVADGTPEQVFTHSQIDFAALGIWVPDRYSGSSKQVEPIKLEPEPNYSAACGYGPAVLSARNVAIGRAGKAIAQGVNLDFHAGQITALVGDNGAGKSTLSLTLAGLLEPLAGQVEASEALRGSGSGAAQSSNPFEWNSKILASRISYVFQNPEHQFARGSVLEEVMLAPLRTGMEEVQAEERARALLKRFNLLQYAQANPYTLSGGEKRRLTVASALAAAPKVLILDEPTFGQDRLTWTSMAQLIAGLRGDGICVIVVTHDRQLVHVLGARVVELTPQGSSGSWDMPRQAPGNTEQPLADSSTSAESHIPVQAMNLRVEEQRQASRSAYLASINPSYRLIGAFVLALPLFFSLDWLSALTALGIEVVLLMAAGFSPWRIVRSTWPLFLGAPGSAIAVLLYGKSGGAVLWQWGLMHVTERSAVLAGATALRILAIGIPAIIMMLGIDATDLADSFSQVLHLPDRFVYGGLAGMRLFSVLQDDWSALTASRRSRGLGDESKVKAFLPQAFALLVLSIRRSTMLAEAMEARGFGGLSPRSHARVSQVRARDYCFLAICLAVPLVALSVAWWSGTFSFFGN; from the coding sequence GTGAATCAAGCATCTTCTTTGGGGCAGCCTGCTTCCTTAGATTTTCAAGGCTGGGGCTACCAGCATGCTTCACGAGATTACTACGCAGTCCATGATTTGGATCTGAGCATACCTGCTGGCCAGCGGGTCTTGCTTTTAGGAGCTTCTGGTATTGGTAAATCGACCCTCTTGCAGGGAGCAGCTGGCTTACTGGGGGCGAGTGAGGGCGAATCTGCTTCAGCGAGTGAAGGGTTCGACGGCGGCTCTGCTTCCAGCGTGGAAGATGCAGACGGCGGGCTGACTCAGGGGCGCATTCTGGTCGGTGGGCAGCCAGTTGACCAGTCGCTGGGACAAGTGGGATTAGTTCTACAAGATCCAGATGCTCAAGCCATCTTCCAAAGGGTTGGCGATAACGTTGCTTTTGGGCCCGAAAATATGGACCTGCCCCGTGAGCTGATTTGGCAGCGGGTGGAGGAAAGTATGGCAGCTGTAGGTTTGAGTGACCTGCAGCTGCATAGGTCGGTTACGCATTTGAGCGGTGGTCAGATGCAAAGACTGGCCCTAGCTGGTGCCTTAGCGATGCGACCGGGCGTGCTTTTACTCGACGAACCTACGGCCAATCTTGACCCTAGGGGAGTGGAGCAAATCGTGGGCGCTGTCAAAGACGTGCTTGATGAGCAGGGCTCAACGCTGGTGCTCGTCGAGCACAGGGCTCAGCCTTGGATTGACTTGATTGAGCGCGTTGTAGTCCTCGGCTTAGGTGATGAGCAGCCCAACGGTTTGCGCAAGACGCTTGTCGTAGCTGATGGCACTCCCGAACAAGTCTTTACTCATTCCCAGATTGATTTCGCGGCTTTAGGTATTTGGGTACCTGACCGCTACTCTGGCAGCAGTAAGCAAGTTGAGCCTATCAAGCTCGAACCCGAGCCCAACTATTCAGCTGCTTGTGGCTATGGGCCTGCGGTGCTTTCGGCTCGTAATGTTGCTATCGGACGAGCAGGGAAGGCCATTGCCCAGGGCGTTAACCTTGATTTTCACGCCGGGCAAATTACCGCTCTGGTGGGAGACAACGGTGCTGGTAAGTCAACGCTCTCTCTCACACTCGCCGGTCTCTTAGAGCCACTGGCAGGGCAGGTGGAAGCTTCTGAGGCTTTGCGTGGCAGCGGCTCTGGGGCTGCGCAGTCGAGCAACCCCTTCGAGTGGAATTCCAAGATTTTAGCCAGTCGCATCTCCTATGTGTTCCAAAATCCTGAGCACCAGTTCGCGCGCGGCTCTGTATTGGAAGAGGTCATGCTTGCCCCCTTGCGAACGGGAATGGAGGAAGTGCAGGCCGAGGAACGTGCTCGGGCCCTACTCAAGCGATTCAACCTGCTTCAATATGCTCAGGCTAATCCCTATACGCTTTCTGGCGGTGAAAAGCGACGACTAACTGTGGCCTCGGCCTTAGCAGCAGCGCCCAAAGTACTCATCCTAGACGAGCCCACTTTCGGTCAGGACCGGCTGACTTGGACCAGCATGGCACAGCTGATAGCCGGACTGCGTGGCGATGGTATTTGCGTGATTGTGGTTACTCATGACCGTCAGTTGGTTCATGTCCTAGGGGCGCGTGTGGTAGAACTCACGCCGCAAGGTTCCTCTGGCAGCTGGGATATGCCAAGGCAGGCACCGGGAAACACTGAACAACCGCTTGCAGATTCTTCTACAAGCGCTGAGTCTCATATACCAGTTCAAGCCATGAACCTGCGAGTGGAAGAACAGCGGCAAGCCAGTCGCTCGGCTTATCTCGCCTCAATCAATCCCTCATATCGGTTGATTGGTGCTTTCGTTTTGGCCCTGCCCCTCTTCTTTAGTTTGGATTGGCTTTCGGCATTAACAGCGCTCGGCATCGAAGTGGTGTTGCTGATGGCAGCAGGCTTTTCTCCTTGGCGGATTGTGCGCTCTACTTGGCCGCTGTTCCTTGGAGCTCCGGGCTCTGCCATTGCGGTCTTGCTCTATGGCAAATCGGGTGGCGCGGTGCTCTGGCAGTGGGGGCTGATGCATGTGACTGAGCGCTCAGCTGTGCTTGCAGGAGCCACAGCCTTGCGTATTCTCGCCATTGGTATTCCCGCTATCATCATGATGCTCGGTATCGATGCTACGGATTTAGCAGATTCCTTCAGCCAGGTGCTCCACCTACCAGATCGCTTCGTCTACGGCGGTTTAGCAGGTATGCGCCTGTTCTCAGTTCTGCAAGATGACTGGTCAGCACTCACTGCCTCCCGGCGCTCGCGAGGTTTGGGGGATGAGAGCAAGGTCAAAGCCTTCTTACCACAGGCATTTGCTCTACTGGTGCTCTCTATCCGGCGCTCAACCATGCTGGCCGAAGCTATGGAAGCCCGCGGCTTTGGTGGGCTAAGTCCACGATCGCACGCCCGTGTTTCGCAGGTGAGAGCCCGAGAT
- a CDS encoding MFS transporter, with product MRWLREFMSLPVYLRSMLIVDLICSFGSGLVWPIELLFATHSLGASMSQATITVTCSAVGALISNPVVGWLSDKRSAWTAMYLAMTFAIIGPLIFALAQTFPVALVAAFISGLGIGQATAWTSILTQISSEENHSIVYGINQAEMNLGVGLGAAVGGLVAASGSDLLYRLSFAGRAAGFAFVVVALMFLDRHYQLRTITANRMFQARQISVSGAAAPSQGEHPTIAGAGPLPRVMLTMGMLTIAALFMNIFGYSQIDAGLVTTIISDAHIPSWSLALVDVFNTAAVVTLNVIFLPRLKNKNHIRILRSVPLFWAAAWFLVDFGLSRPQPMLALAIACFGIAVFGLGEVMLGISQPVVAAKLAGPRFSGRLFGFINMAQSLGYIFGPLFASFILDRKTVLPLLSTCAVALLICSLPWLLAIRLPSQTDTNASPVPTA from the coding sequence GTGCGCTGGTTGAGAGAGTTTATGAGTTTGCCGGTTTACCTGCGCTCTATGCTCATCGTTGATCTGATATGCAGTTTTGGCTCCGGGCTCGTCTGGCCTATCGAGCTCCTGTTCGCTACCCACTCCTTGGGCGCCAGCATGAGTCAGGCGACTATCACGGTCACCTGTAGTGCTGTCGGTGCGCTTATTTCCAATCCGGTTGTGGGCTGGCTTTCCGACAAGCGCTCAGCTTGGACTGCTATGTATTTAGCTATGACTTTCGCCATCATCGGCCCGCTCATTTTTGCTCTTGCGCAGACCTTCCCGGTAGCCTTAGTGGCTGCCTTCATCTCTGGCTTGGGCATCGGACAGGCCACGGCTTGGACCAGCATTTTGACCCAGATTTCAAGTGAGGAGAACCACTCCATCGTCTACGGCATTAACCAGGCGGAGATGAATCTGGGCGTTGGCCTTGGCGCTGCTGTGGGCGGTCTCGTCGCTGCGAGCGGTTCCGATCTCCTCTACCGATTGAGCTTTGCTGGCCGAGCTGCGGGCTTCGCTTTCGTAGTCGTAGCACTTATGTTTTTAGACAGGCACTACCAGCTTCGAACCATCACTGCTAACAGGATGTTCCAAGCTCGACAGATCTCGGTATCAGGCGCAGCAGCTCCGTCTCAGGGCGAGCACCCAACCATTGCTGGCGCAGGCCCACTCCCCCGCGTTATGCTGACAATGGGTATGCTGACTATCGCCGCCTTGTTTATGAATATCTTCGGCTATTCTCAAATCGACGCAGGGCTCGTCACCACTATCATCTCTGACGCTCACATTCCGTCGTGGTCGCTGGCTTTGGTAGATGTCTTTAACACTGCAGCAGTAGTAACGCTCAATGTGATCTTCTTGCCTAGGCTCAAGAATAAAAACCACATACGAATTCTGCGCTCGGTTCCCTTGTTCTGGGCAGCTGCCTGGTTCCTCGTTGACTTCGGCTTATCACGCCCTCAACCCATGCTTGCCTTGGCTATTGCCTGCTTCGGTATCGCCGTCTTTGGGCTGGGCGAAGTTATGCTCGGCATTTCCCAGCCGGTGGTGGCTGCCAAGCTAGCAGGCCCTCGTTTTAGCGGTCGCCTCTTTGGCTTCATTAACATGGCCCAATCTTTAGGGTACATTTTTGGTCCCCTATTCGCCTCCTTCATCCTTGATAGGAAAACGGTTCTTCCCCTGCTCTCCACCTGCGCGGTTGCCTTGCTTATCTGCTCGCTGCCTTGGCTGCTGGCCATTCGTTTGCCCTCACAGACGGACACAAATGCAAGCCCGGTGCCCACGGCTTAA
- a CDS encoding DUF4191 domain-containing protein, with product MAEESKKVKKKKKSSTLSQLKQIFSFTYSEDKMLPWLIAGAFFVPIIVAIVCGFVFKFGWLSWIMIVVLGIMVGVLLAMMTLTRRSDSVGYRKMDGRPGASAAVLSNISKAGFTFPQEPVWIDPKTKDAIWRGTGRSGIFLIGEGDYGRVMKAMVRQEEEINRITRGSAIPLYKISVGHGDNQVPLEKLQKTVIRKKVKLTPTELDQLKGRLNTLQMRQNALNMPKGIDPTKAHMSRRALRGK from the coding sequence ATGGCTGAAGAAAGCAAGAAGGTTAAGAAGAAGAAAAAGTCGAGCACACTCTCACAGCTCAAGCAGATTTTTTCCTTCACTTACTCAGAAGACAAGATGCTGCCCTGGCTGATTGCTGGTGCCTTCTTCGTGCCCATCATCGTAGCCATCGTGTGCGGATTCGTCTTTAAGTTCGGCTGGCTCTCTTGGATTATGATTGTCGTTTTGGGCATTATGGTGGGCGTTTTGCTGGCTATGATGACCCTGACTCGGCGCTCAGACTCGGTAGGTTACCGAAAGATGGACGGACGGCCAGGAGCTAGTGCCGCAGTCTTGTCTAATATTTCCAAGGCTGGATTCACCTTCCCCCAAGAACCGGTTTGGATTGACCCAAAGACCAAGGACGCCATTTGGCGCGGAACTGGTCGCTCGGGGATTTTCTTGATTGGCGAAGGCGATTATGGGCGCGTGATGAAGGCAATGGTTCGCCAAGAAGAAGAGATTAACCGCATTACTCGCGGCTCTGCTATTCCTCTCTACAAAATCAGCGTGGGTCACGGAGACAACCAAGTACCACTGGAGAAGTTGCAAAAGACGGTAATTCGTAAGAAGGTCAAGCTCACCCCTACAGAGCTGGACCAGCTCAAGGGCCGTTTGAATACCTTGCAAATGCGGCAGAATGCTCTAAACATGCCCAAGGGTATTGACCCCACCAAGGCTCACATGTCTCGCCGAGCTTTGCGAGGTAAGTAA
- a CDS encoding ECF transporter S component: MAQQYAPNSQSTPKQSSIRPHRFRWRVADIAVASVIGVASALIYWLIALVSAAPWPILEAIIPGLGGLFNGFWLFAGPLALVIVRKPGAGVYAEVVAAVLESLWGSQWVPVETFLIGLLQGAMAEAAFLIYAYRKWNLGTTVLSGVLSGIGCWLYSFFTHLQAINLVGPYGVFYVIATIISGAVIAGALVWYLYLAIAKTGALDHFESGRIARAAAGAKVV; the protein is encoded by the coding sequence ATGGCGCAACAGTATGCTCCAAATAGTCAATCAACTCCCAAGCAAAGTAGCATTCGGCCCCATAGATTCCGCTGGCGAGTAGCAGATATTGCTGTCGCTTCAGTTATCGGAGTGGCCTCAGCTCTTATATACTGGCTCATTGCCCTAGTTTCTGCAGCTCCTTGGCCAATTTTAGAGGCCATAATCCCGGGTTTGGGTGGACTCTTTAATGGTTTTTGGCTCTTCGCGGGCCCTCTGGCTCTGGTTATCGTGCGTAAGCCCGGCGCTGGTGTATACGCAGAAGTGGTTGCGGCCGTTTTAGAATCTCTCTGGGGCAGCCAGTGGGTGCCAGTCGAGACTTTCCTGATTGGTCTCTTACAAGGCGCGATGGCCGAAGCGGCCTTCCTTATATACGCTTATCGCAAGTGGAATCTTGGAACTACCGTGCTTTCCGGTGTGCTCTCTGGCATCGGCTGCTGGCTCTACAGCTTTTTCACTCATCTACAGGCCATCAATCTTGTAGGTCCGTACGGTGTTTTCTATGTGATTGCAACGATTATTTCTGGTGCTGTTATAGCCGGTGCCTTGGTCTGGTATCTCTATCTTGCAATTGCAAAAACTGGAGCCTTAGACCACTTTGAATCGGGCCGTATAGCCCGTGCTGCTGCTGGCGCAAAGGTAGTGTGA
- a CDS encoding ABC transporter ATP-binding protein produces MSILALDKLSYHYGKYNNQVLKNITASFDEGSLVSIMGRSGAGKTTLLSLVSGLDTATGGRVLYRDQDVSKLDRDDYRAKSVGLIFQGYNLLTNASALENVVLSMQISGVKSKDKKGDALALLAKLGIDEPTAKRKVLKMSGGEQQRVGIARALAHDPDVIIADEPTGNLDEESERIIMDILAKLAHDEGKCVLVVTHSQSVANYADKTWRLREGKLEQKGPVKVSVSRS; encoded by the coding sequence ATGAGCATTTTAGCCTTAGATAAATTGTCTTACCACTACGGCAAATACAATAATCAAGTACTCAAGAACATCACCGCCTCCTTCGACGAGGGCAGTTTAGTTTCGATTATGGGCCGCTCTGGCGCAGGCAAAACAACTCTGCTCTCCTTAGTTTCGGGGCTTGACACCGCTACTGGCGGGCGGGTCTTGTATCGCGATCAAGACGTGAGCAAGCTAGACCGCGACGACTATCGGGCAAAGAGCGTGGGCCTTATTTTCCAGGGTTATAACCTGCTGACGAACGCTTCAGCCCTGGAAAACGTCGTGCTTTCCATGCAGATAAGCGGTGTGAAAAGCAAGGATAAGAAGGGCGATGCTCTAGCTCTGCTGGCCAAACTAGGTATTGACGAGCCGACTGCTAAGCGCAAGGTACTCAAGATGTCTGGCGGTGAGCAGCAGCGTGTGGGTATTGCTCGGGCTCTGGCCCATGATCCAGACGTGATCATCGCCGACGAGCCCACTGGCAACCTTGATGAAGAGTCCGAGCGCATTATTATGGATATTCTTGCCAAGCTGGCCCACGACGAGGGTAAGTGCGTGCTGGTAGTTACGCACTCGCAGTCGGTAGCCAATTATGCCGACAAAACTTGGCGCTTGCGAGAAGGCAAGCTGGAGCAGAAAGGGCCGGTTAAGGTCTCAGTCTCGCGCAGCTAG